One Microbacterium trichothecenolyticum DNA window includes the following coding sequences:
- a CDS encoding NADP-dependent isocitrate dehydrogenase, with amino-acid sequence MPDSTIIYTYTDEAPALATASFLPIVQAVTKQAGVDVETRDISLAGRILAAFPQRLTPEQQVGDALAELGGLATLPEANIIKLPNISASIPQLKAAIAELQAQGYDIPDYPDEASSVEDKDVRARYDRIKGSAVNPVLREGNSDRRAPLAVKNYAKKHPHRNKAFADGSKTRVATMGHDDFFSNEKSVVIADDDVLTIQHVAADGTTTTLKEGLKVLQGEIVDATFLSAAALDAFLADTLEQAKADDVLYSVHLKATMMKVSDPIIFGHVVKAFFADVFDRHGDALAAAGLTPNDGLGSILAGLSNVEGGDAIAAEIRAALENGPRLSYVNSDKGITNLHVPSDVIVDASMPALIRNGGKLWGADGGEDDTLAVIPDSSYAGVYQATIEDVIANGPLDPATIGSVPNVGLMAQAAEEYGSHDKTFEIAAPGRVQVVASNGDVLLEHEVNAGDIWRATQAKDVAVRDWVKLAVTRARATGVPAVFWLDENRAHDRNLIAKVHEYLADHDTEGLTIEILAPAEATTYSLERIRRGEDTISVTGNVLRDYLTDLFPILEVGTSAKMLSIVPLLAGGGLFETGAGGSAPKHVQQLVEEDYLRWDSLGEFFALAASLEHLADTTGNERARVLAQTLDAATGTFLENDKSPGRALGTIDNRGSHFYLALYWAQELAQQTTDAELAAVFAPVAEKLEASEETIVSELNAVQGHKADIGGYYRPDTALVEKVMRPSATLNAVVDALR; translated from the coding sequence GTGCCCGATTCCACCATCATCTACACGTACACCGACGAGGCGCCGGCACTTGCCACCGCGTCGTTCCTGCCCATCGTGCAGGCCGTCACGAAGCAGGCGGGTGTCGACGTCGAGACCCGCGACATCTCGCTCGCCGGCCGCATCCTCGCGGCCTTCCCGCAGCGCCTCACCCCCGAGCAGCAGGTCGGCGACGCGCTCGCCGAGCTCGGCGGTCTCGCCACGCTCCCCGAGGCGAACATCATCAAGCTGCCGAACATCTCGGCATCCATCCCGCAGCTCAAGGCCGCGATCGCCGAGCTCCAGGCGCAGGGCTACGACATCCCCGACTACCCGGACGAGGCGTCCAGCGTCGAAGACAAAGACGTACGCGCCCGCTACGACCGCATCAAGGGCTCGGCCGTGAACCCCGTGCTGCGCGAGGGCAACAGCGACCGCCGCGCGCCCCTCGCGGTGAAGAACTACGCCAAGAAGCACCCGCACCGCAACAAGGCGTTCGCCGACGGGTCGAAGACGCGTGTCGCCACGATGGGTCACGACGACTTCTTCTCGAACGAGAAGTCCGTGGTCATCGCCGACGACGACGTGCTCACGATCCAGCACGTCGCCGCCGACGGCACCACCACGACGCTGAAGGAGGGCCTCAAGGTCCTGCAGGGCGAGATCGTGGATGCCACCTTCCTCTCGGCCGCAGCGCTCGACGCGTTCCTCGCCGACACGCTCGAGCAGGCCAAGGCCGACGACGTGCTCTACTCGGTGCACCTCAAGGCCACGATGATGAAGGTCAGCGACCCGATCATCTTCGGCCACGTCGTGAAGGCGTTCTTCGCCGACGTGTTCGACCGCCACGGCGACGCGCTCGCCGCCGCCGGCCTCACCCCGAACGACGGCCTCGGCTCGATCCTCGCGGGCCTGTCGAACGTCGAGGGCGGCGACGCGATCGCGGCCGAGATCCGCGCGGCGCTCGAGAACGGCCCCCGCCTGTCGTACGTCAACAGCGACAAGGGCATCACGAACCTGCACGTCCCCTCCGACGTCATCGTGGATGCCTCGATGCCCGCCCTCATCCGCAACGGCGGCAAGCTGTGGGGCGCCGACGGGGGAGAAGACGACACCCTCGCCGTCATCCCCGACTCCTCGTACGCCGGTGTCTACCAGGCGACCATCGAAGACGTCATCGCGAACGGCCCGCTCGACCCCGCGACGATCGGCTCCGTGCCGAACGTCGGTCTCATGGCGCAGGCGGCCGAGGAGTACGGCAGCCACGACAAGACCTTCGAGATCGCGGCTCCCGGCCGCGTGCAGGTCGTCGCCTCGAACGGCGACGTGCTCCTCGAGCACGAGGTCAACGCCGGTGACATCTGGCGCGCGACCCAGGCCAAGGACGTCGCGGTGCGCGACTGGGTGAAGCTCGCCGTCACCCGCGCCCGCGCGACCGGCGTGCCCGCCGTGTTCTGGTTGGACGAGAACCGTGCGCACGACCGCAACCTCATCGCCAAGGTGCACGAGTACCTCGCCGACCACGACACCGAGGGCCTCACGATCGAAATCCTCGCGCCGGCCGAGGCCACCACGTACTCGCTCGAGCGCATCCGCCGCGGGGAAGACACGATCTCCGTCACCGGCAACGTGCTGCGTGACTACCTCACCGACCTGTTCCCGATCCTCGAGGTGGGCACGAGCGCCAAGATGCTCTCGATCGTCCCGCTGCTCGCGGGCGGTGGCCTCTTCGAGACCGGCGCCGGCGGATCGGCCCCGAAGCACGTGCAGCAGCTCGTCGAGGAGGACTACCTCCGTTGGGACTCGCTGGGGGAGTTCTTCGCCCTCGCGGCGTCGCTCGAGCACCTCGCCGACACCACGGGCAACGAGCGCGCGCGCGTGCTCGCGCAGACCCTGGACGCCGCGACCGGCACGTTCCTCGAGAACGACAAGTCGCCCGGTCGCGCCCTCGGCACGATCGACAACCGCGGTAGCCACTTCTACCTCGCGCTGTACTGGGCGCAGGAGCTGGCGCAGCAGACGACGGATGCCGAGCTGGCCGCCGTCTTCGCCCCGGTCGCCGAGAAGCTGGAAGCCTCGGAGGAGACCATCGTCTCCGAGCTCAACGCGGTCCAGGGCCACAAGGCCGACATCGGCGGGTACTACCGCCCCGACACCGCGCTCGTCGAGAAGGTCATGCGCCCCTCGGCCACGCTGAACGCGGTGGTCGACGCCCTGCGCTGA
- a CDS encoding WXG100 family type VII secretion target, translating to MRLDYGAAHEAAGRLAAAQTSIAGHLSALESAASALSRGWSGDARAAYASAQRDWSDGMTRMNALLDNARSILDEWVGETETLDGDLARGWPS from the coding sequence ATGCGACTGGACTACGGTGCCGCCCACGAGGCGGCAGGACGACTCGCCGCCGCGCAGACATCGATCGCCGGGCACCTCTCGGCGCTCGAATCCGCGGCATCCGCCCTTTCCAGGGGATGGTCCGGAGACGCGCGGGCCGCCTACGCGTCGGCCCAGCGCGACTGGTCGGACGGCATGACTCGCATGAATGCTCTCCTCGACAACGCCCGGAGCATTCTGGACGAGTGGGTCGGCGAAACCGAGACGCTCGACGGCGATCTCGCGCGGGGATGGCCGTCGTGA
- a CDS encoding GNAT family N-acetyltransferase encodes MADLRLVELSAATIVAVNTLSLKPGQEQFLAPVSYGIAATVSNPQTSWQRVVVDGDEVVGFVSANFDPDAPEEHFRSVLWRINVDADDQGRGVGSFALGELLSEARRRGMDHVDVIYEPGVGGPEAFFQHVGFVPVGETEYGEVIARVGV; translated from the coding sequence ATGGCTGACCTGCGTCTCGTCGAACTGTCCGCCGCCACGATCGTGGCGGTGAACACCCTGTCGCTCAAGCCCGGGCAAGAGCAGTTCCTCGCTCCCGTCAGCTACGGCATCGCCGCGACCGTCAGCAACCCGCAGACGTCATGGCAGCGGGTCGTGGTCGACGGCGACGAGGTCGTCGGCTTCGTCAGCGCCAACTTCGATCCGGATGCCCCCGAGGAACACTTCCGCTCGGTCTTGTGGCGCATCAACGTCGACGCCGACGACCAGGGTCGCGGTGTGGGCAGCTTCGCGCTGGGCGAGCTCCTCAGCGAGGCACGCCGTCGCGGCATGGACCACGTCGACGTCATCTACGAACCCGGCGTCGGCGGCCCCGAAGCGTTCTTCCAGCACGTGGGCTTCGTACCCGTCGGCGAGACCGAGTACGGCGAGGTCATCGCGCGGGTCGGCGTCTGA
- a CDS encoding ABC transporter ATP-binding protein — MSTATVSGTSGEDRSDYTREESRAIRQRSLRLLGSLVSPLRWQLVLAAAVLVVSTALRVAGPALIAYGIDNALPAVIERSDWMPTIGVVGIYLLAGVGGAVLIGWYVVVAARLTQAVMLDLRKRIFLHTQRLSLEFHESYTSGRIISRQTSDLDTIRELLDGGLNELVSGVLYGLFTLGALFLIDWQSGLILTVMGIPMYLLMRWFYRRSQVIYRESRVISAQVIVKFVETMTGIRAVKAFRKEPRNDEEFGKLAGDYRDVNMRSIRLFGTFEPGIMAVAAVSVALVLLWGGGRVIAGPLEIGVLTAAVLYVRNFFSPLQEVAFFLNSYQSATAALEKVSGVLEEEPTVPDPTNPVDLWSAQGHVRFDEVTFGYSDDRVILPNFSLDIPAGQTIALVGTTGAGKSTLAKLVSRFYDPTSGAVTLDDVDLRRLHPKDLRRAIVMVTQEAYLFSGTVADNIALGKPDATMSEIRAAARAVGADGFIEKLPDGYDTDVNKRGGRVSAGQRQLVSFARAFLANPAVLILDEATASLDIPSERQIQDALQTLLADRTAIIIAHRLSTVAIADRVLVMEHGRIIEDDTPAALIAGTGKFAQLHAAWQESLV; from the coding sequence ATGAGCACCGCGACCGTCTCCGGAACCAGCGGCGAAGACCGCTCGGACTACACCCGCGAAGAGAGCCGGGCGATCCGTCAGCGCTCGCTGCGCCTGCTGGGCTCGCTGGTCTCGCCGTTGCGGTGGCAGCTCGTGCTCGCCGCGGCGGTGCTCGTGGTGTCGACGGCGCTGCGCGTCGCCGGCCCCGCGCTGATCGCGTACGGCATCGACAACGCCCTGCCCGCCGTGATCGAGCGCAGCGACTGGATGCCGACCATCGGCGTCGTGGGCATCTACCTGCTCGCGGGGGTCGGCGGTGCCGTCCTGATCGGGTGGTACGTCGTGGTCGCCGCCCGTCTGACGCAGGCCGTGATGCTCGACCTGCGCAAACGCATCTTCCTGCACACGCAGCGACTGAGCCTGGAGTTCCACGAGTCGTACACGTCGGGCCGCATCATCTCTCGGCAGACGAGCGACCTCGACACGATCCGCGAGCTCCTCGATGGAGGGCTCAACGAACTCGTCTCGGGGGTCCTCTACGGTCTGTTCACCCTCGGAGCACTGTTCCTCATCGACTGGCAGTCGGGGCTGATCCTCACGGTCATGGGTATTCCGATGTACCTGCTCATGCGGTGGTTCTATCGGCGCTCGCAGGTCATCTACCGCGAGTCCCGCGTGATCAGCGCCCAGGTCATCGTGAAATTCGTCGAGACCATGACCGGTATCCGCGCCGTGAAGGCGTTCCGCAAGGAACCGCGCAACGACGAGGAGTTCGGCAAGCTCGCCGGCGACTACCGCGACGTGAACATGCGATCGATCCGGCTGTTCGGCACGTTCGAGCCCGGCATCATGGCCGTCGCCGCGGTGTCGGTCGCGCTCGTGCTGCTGTGGGGTGGCGGGCGCGTGATCGCCGGGCCGCTCGAGATCGGTGTGCTGACGGCAGCAGTGCTGTACGTGCGCAACTTCTTCTCGCCGCTGCAGGAGGTCGCGTTCTTCCTGAACTCGTACCAGTCGGCGACGGCGGCGCTCGAGAAGGTCTCGGGCGTGCTCGAAGAGGAACCGACGGTTCCCGATCCGACGAACCCCGTAGACCTGTGGTCGGCGCAGGGGCACGTCCGGTTCGACGAGGTCACCTTCGGATACAGCGACGACCGCGTCATCCTGCCGAACTTCTCGCTCGACATCCCCGCCGGTCAGACGATCGCGCTCGTCGGCACGACGGGGGCCGGCAAGTCGACGTTGGCGAAGCTCGTCTCGCGCTTCTACGATCCGACGAGCGGAGCGGTGACCCTCGACGACGTCGACCTGCGCCGCCTGCACCCGAAGGACCTTCGGCGCGCGATCGTCATGGTCACGCAGGAGGCGTACCTGTTCAGCGGGACCGTCGCCGACAACATCGCGCTCGGCAAGCCCGACGCGACGATGAGCGAGATCCGTGCTGCGGCGCGCGCGGTGGGCGCGGACGGCTTCATCGAGAAGCTGCCCGACGGCTACGACACCGACGTGAACAAGCGCGGCGGACGCGTGTCCGCCGGCCAGCGGCAGCTCGTCTCGTTCGCGCGCGCGTTCCTGGCGAACCCGGCGGTGCTCATCCTCGACGAGGCCACGGCGTCTCTCGACATCCCCAGCGAACGGCAGATCCAGGACGCGCTGCAGACCCTGCTCGCCGACCGCACGGCGATCATCATCGCCCACCGGCTGTCCACGGTGGCGATCGCCGATCGCGTGCTGGTGATGGAGCACGGCCGCATCATCGAGGACGACACCCCGGCCGCGCTCATCGCCGGCACGGGCAAGTTCGCGCAGCTGCACGCCGCGTGGCAGGAGTCGCTCGTCTGA
- a CDS encoding ABC transporter ATP-binding protein gives MTSASPRPHLSTPRALARLLPVARPVLPRLVAGAVTALIASLLALAIPLVLEQIVAGPIASLDPGALVWGSLAVLGLGLAEAAMVWLRRWFVLAPATKVEYDLRQSFYARLQRLPVAFHDRWQSGQLLSRMMQDISMLRRWLAFGVILLVVNLLTIVIGAMLLFRWHWLLGALFLVTSAPVIYVGFRFEKRYGALTRRSQDQAGDLATSVEESVHGIRVLKAFGRGRHALQKFTQQAESLRETEIDKARAVGWIWFFLVLLPDIAFAVCLGAGIVLAQLGQLQVAELVAFFAMATVLRWPMESIGFLFSFLLDARTATDRIFEVFDEQNTIVDPENPRTIATPRGELAFEGVHFRYQDAADTEPDLIDGVDLVLRPGETMALVGLTGSGKTTLTTLPGRLYDVTGGRVLLDGVDVRELSLAELRRHVGMAFEDATLFSQTVRENVLLGREDLAPGSDEAERVLREALEVAQAHFVFDLPAGLDTVIGEEGLSLSGGQRQRLALARAVAARPAVLVLDDPLSALDVDTEALVEDALREVLSETTALVIAHRPSTVTLADRVALLEDGRVTAVGTHSELLRESEHYRYVISSLEEAEREARTGAIDVIRAQDDTLTEKEATR, from the coding sequence ATGACTTCCGCTTCTCCTCGCCCGCACCTGTCCACTCCGCGCGCGCTCGCCCGACTTCTGCCCGTCGCGCGTCCCGTGCTGCCGCGACTCGTCGCGGGCGCCGTCACCGCGCTCATCGCGAGCCTGCTGGCGCTGGCCATCCCGCTCGTGCTGGAGCAGATCGTCGCCGGTCCGATCGCTTCGCTCGACCCCGGGGCGCTCGTGTGGGGCTCGCTCGCCGTGCTCGGTCTCGGGCTCGCCGAGGCCGCGATGGTGTGGTTGCGCCGCTGGTTCGTGCTGGCCCCCGCGACGAAGGTCGAGTATGACCTGCGCCAGTCGTTCTACGCGCGTCTGCAGCGACTCCCGGTCGCCTTCCACGATCGCTGGCAGTCGGGGCAGCTGCTCTCGCGCATGATGCAGGACATCAGCATGCTCCGCCGCTGGCTCGCCTTCGGCGTCATCCTGCTCGTGGTCAACCTGCTGACGATCGTCATCGGCGCCATGCTGCTCTTCCGCTGGCACTGGCTTCTCGGCGCGCTGTTCCTGGTGACCTCCGCTCCCGTCATTTACGTCGGCTTCCGCTTCGAGAAGCGCTACGGCGCGCTCACCCGCCGGAGTCAGGACCAGGCGGGCGACCTCGCGACCTCGGTCGAAGAGAGCGTCCACGGCATCCGTGTCCTGAAGGCCTTCGGCCGTGGTCGGCACGCGCTGCAGAAGTTCACCCAGCAGGCCGAGTCGCTCCGCGAGACCGAGATCGACAAGGCGCGGGCCGTCGGCTGGATCTGGTTCTTCCTCGTGCTGCTTCCCGACATCGCCTTCGCGGTGTGCCTGGGGGCCGGCATCGTCCTGGCCCAGCTCGGGCAGCTGCAGGTGGCCGAACTCGTCGCGTTCTTCGCGATGGCGACGGTGCTGCGCTGGCCGATGGAGTCCATCGGCTTCCTCTTCTCGTTCCTGCTCGACGCCCGCACGGCCACCGATCGCATCTTCGAGGTGTTCGACGAGCAGAACACGATCGTCGACCCCGAGAATCCTCGGACCATCGCCACTCCGCGCGGCGAGCTCGCCTTCGAGGGCGTGCACTTCCGGTATCAGGATGCCGCCGACACCGAGCCCGACCTCATCGACGGGGTCGACCTCGTGCTGCGCCCCGGCGAGACGATGGCGCTCGTGGGGCTCACCGGCTCGGGCAAGACGACGCTGACCACTCTGCCCGGTCGCCTGTACGACGTCACCGGCGGCCGCGTGCTGCTCGACGGCGTCGACGTGCGCGAGCTGAGCCTCGCCGAGCTGCGCCGCCACGTCGGGATGGCGTTCGAAGACGCGACGCTGTTCTCCCAGACCGTGCGCGAGAACGTCCTGCTCGGTCGCGAAGACCTCGCGCCGGGGTCGGACGAGGCCGAGCGCGTGCTGCGCGAAGCGCTCGAGGTCGCGCAGGCGCACTTCGTGTTCGACCTGCCCGCGGGCCTCGACACCGTCATCGGCGAGGAGGGTTTGAGCCTGTCGGGTGGGCAGCGTCAGCGCCTCGCGCTCGCGCGGGCCGTGGCCGCGCGTCCCGCCGTCCTCGTGCTCGACGACCCGCTGTCGGCGCTCGACGTCGACACCGAGGCGCTCGTCGAAGACGCGCTGCGCGAGGTACTCAGCGAGACGACCGCCCTCGTCATCGCGCACCGGCCCTCGACCGTCACACTCGCCGACCGGGTGGCCCTGCTCGAGGATGGACGGGTCACCGCCGTCGGCACGCACTCCGAACTGCTGCGCGAGAGCGAGCACTATCGCTACGTGATCTCGAGCCTGGAAGAGGCCGAGCGCGAAGCGCGTACCGGTGCGATCGACGTGATCCGCGCCCAAGACGACACGCTGACCGAGAAGGAGGCGACCCGATGA
- a CDS encoding methylated-DNA--[protein]-cysteine S-methyltransferase: MSTATLQIVETPDGPFAILADSDGKILVSGWTDDPAAVLARLRPERHPNEIVDGDTAAADAVRAYYEGDLGAIDTVEVRQFGTPLQRAGWDALRRITPGHPLTYTGFATALGSPTAVRAAASVCARNAPALFVPCHRVLRGDGTMGGFAWGTEVKRRLLAREAV; this comes from the coding sequence ATGAGCACCGCCACCCTGCAGATCGTCGAGACCCCCGACGGTCCGTTCGCGATCCTCGCCGACTCCGACGGAAAGATCCTCGTATCGGGCTGGACCGACGATCCTGCCGCGGTGCTGGCCCGCTTGCGTCCCGAGCGGCACCCCAACGAGATCGTCGACGGCGACACCGCCGCGGCCGACGCCGTGCGCGCCTACTACGAGGGTGACCTCGGCGCGATCGACACGGTCGAGGTGCGGCAATTCGGCACCCCTCTGCAGCGCGCGGGGTGGGACGCCCTCCGCCGGATCACCCCCGGGCACCCGTTGACCTACACCGGGTTCGCGACGGCCCTCGGTTCGCCGACGGCCGTGCGGGCGGCGGCATCCGTCTGCGCTCGCAATGCGCCCGCGCTGTTCGTCCCCTGTCACCGCGTGCTGCGCGGCGACGGCACGATGGGCGGATTCGCGTGGGGCACGGAGGTGAAGCGTCGCCTGCTCGCGCGCGAGGCGGTCTGA
- a CDS encoding Ada metal-binding domain-containing protein: MTSSAPTAPGFTERYRVIQSRDRRFDGQFVTAVRSTGIYCRPSCPARTPKEENVTFYPTSAAAHEAGYRACKRCLPEAAPGSPMWDVRGDVVARAMRLIADGVVDREGVPGLARRLGYSARHLTRVLTAELGAGPLALARANRAHTARALLVGTDLSSADVAFSAGFTSIRQFTETIGEVFGMPPRDLRARRSRASGVAATAGEIDLALPVRGPIDTTGLFGWMRAHAIPGVEVGGDRSFARVARLPGGPAWFEVRLSDDGRLRLRARLTALADLGTLIARVRRLFDLDADPIAIDAELSRHPELAAAVAAIPGVRVPGAIDAGEMLLRAMIGQQISVASARTMQGRLTAALGEEVTVGPEPMTLFPDATAIAERGLEVLRGPGARMRAIVGAAEALADGTLALGPGDDSAQQRARLLALRGVGPWTADYVRMRVLGDPDVLLPGDVAARAGAAALGLPSDPAAFTAWSERLAPWRSYAMAHYWYAAPVTQAWRVSGAESVAAAVVHGSGPRAARSRTTRTATDSPTPSAVIPESETRP; encoded by the coding sequence ATGACCTCTTCCGCCCCGACCGCTCCCGGCTTCACCGAGCGCTACCGCGTCATCCAGTCGCGCGATCGGCGCTTCGACGGGCAGTTCGTCACGGCGGTGCGCTCGACGGGCATCTACTGCCGACCGAGCTGCCCGGCTCGCACCCCGAAAGAAGAGAACGTCACGTTCTACCCCACCTCGGCCGCCGCCCACGAAGCGGGGTACCGCGCGTGCAAACGCTGCCTGCCCGAGGCAGCCCCGGGCTCGCCGATGTGGGACGTGCGCGGCGACGTCGTCGCCCGAGCGATGCGGCTGATCGCCGACGGGGTCGTCGATCGCGAGGGCGTCCCCGGTCTCGCGCGCCGACTCGGGTATTCGGCGCGGCACCTCACGCGGGTGCTCACCGCCGAGCTCGGTGCCGGACCACTCGCGCTGGCCCGCGCAAACCGTGCGCACACTGCCCGCGCCCTGCTCGTCGGCACCGACCTCTCGTCTGCCGACGTGGCCTTCTCCGCGGGGTTCACCAGCATCCGGCAGTTCACCGAGACCATCGGCGAGGTGTTCGGGATGCCACCGCGCGATCTCCGAGCGCGCCGGTCCCGGGCGTCGGGGGTCGCGGCGACCGCCGGCGAGATCGACCTCGCCCTGCCCGTGCGCGGTCCCATCGACACGACCGGGCTCTTCGGCTGGATGCGGGCGCACGCGATCCCCGGCGTCGAGGTCGGTGGTGATCGTTCCTTCGCGCGCGTCGCGCGGCTGCCCGGCGGCCCGGCGTGGTTCGAGGTGCGTCTCTCCGATGACGGCCGCTTGCGCCTGCGCGCTCGGCTCACGGCCCTGGCCGATCTCGGCACCCTCATCGCGCGGGTGCGCCGCCTGTTCGACCTCGACGCCGACCCGATCGCGATCGACGCCGAACTGTCACGGCATCCCGAACTCGCCGCCGCCGTCGCGGCGATACCGGGCGTGCGCGTGCCGGGGGCGATCGACGCGGGGGAGATGCTCTTGCGCGCCATGATCGGCCAGCAGATCAGCGTCGCCTCCGCCCGCACGATGCAGGGGCGGCTGACCGCCGCGCTCGGCGAAGAGGTGACCGTCGGCCCCGAGCCCATGACCCTGTTCCCGGATGCCACGGCCATCGCCGAACGCGGACTCGAGGTGCTGCGCGGCCCCGGCGCGCGGATGCGCGCCATCGTCGGGGCCGCTGAAGCGCTCGCCGACGGGACGCTCGCTCTCGGCCCTGGCGACGACAGCGCGCAGCAGCGCGCGCGCCTGCTCGCCCTCCGCGGCGTGGGCCCGTGGACGGCCGACTACGTCCGCATGCGCGTCCTCGGCGACCCCGATGTGCTGCTTCCGGGCGATGTCGCGGCGCGGGCCGGTGCGGCGGCGCTGGGGCTCCCGTCCGACCCGGCCGCGTTCACCGCGTGGTCCGAGCGCCTCGCACCCTGGCGCAGTTACGCCATGGCGCACTACTGGTACGCGGCTCCCGTGACCCAAGCGTGGCGGGTCTCCGGCGCCGAGAGCGTGGCGGCCGCGGTCGTCCACGGCTCCGGGCCCCGAGCCGCGAGGTCGCGCACGACTCGCACCGCCACCGATTCCCCGACCCCTTCCGCCGTGATCCCCGAAAGCGAGACCCGCCCATGA
- a CDS encoding dihydrolipoyl dehydrogenase family protein: MSEREYDLIVIGAGPVGENVADRAVRAGLTAAIVESELVGGECSYWACMPSKALLRSGAALRAARDVDGAKQAVTGDLDIAAVLRRRDTMTSDWNDSGQVEWLQGAGIDLVRGHGRLTGEKTVQVTADDGTATDLRARHAVAVCTGSAALLPDVPGLADVSPWTSREATAVQQIPASLAIIGGGVVGAEMATAYASLGADVTIIARSGLLGGNEPFAGELVATSLRDRGVTVKTGADATAARRDDDGRVVLELSDGTAVTAAEVLVATGRVPRTDDLGLDTVGLEAGSWLDVDDTLRVRGSDWLYAVGDVNHRALLTHQGKYQARAAGDVIAARAQGGEVDDAPWGAHVATADHDAVPQVTFTDPEVASVGLTAAKAEERGLKVKVLDYDLANVAGSSEQSDAYVGQARAIVDLDRGVLVGATFVGPDIAELLHSATIAIVGEVPVKRLWHAVPSYPTVSEVWLRLLETLGRDSA, translated from the coding sequence ATGAGCGAACGCGAATACGACCTCATCGTCATCGGCGCCGGTCCCGTGGGCGAGAACGTCGCCGACCGCGCGGTGCGGGCCGGGCTCACCGCGGCGATCGTCGAGTCCGAGCTCGTCGGCGGCGAGTGCTCGTACTGGGCGTGCATGCCGTCGAAGGCGCTGCTGCGCAGCGGCGCGGCCCTGCGCGCGGCGCGCGATGTCGACGGCGCGAAGCAGGCGGTGACCGGCGACCTCGACATCGCGGCCGTGCTGCGCCGCCGCGACACCATGACGAGCGACTGGAACGACTCCGGTCAGGTCGAGTGGCTGCAGGGCGCGGGCATCGACCTCGTCCGCGGCCACGGGCGACTGACGGGCGAGAAGACGGTGCAGGTCACCGCCGACGACGGCACCGCCACCGACCTTCGCGCCCGCCACGCGGTCGCCGTGTGCACCGGATCCGCGGCGCTGCTGCCCGACGTCCCCGGTCTCGCCGACGTCTCCCCCTGGACCAGTCGCGAGGCCACCGCCGTCCAGCAGATCCCCGCCTCCCTCGCGATCATCGGCGGCGGTGTCGTGGGGGCCGAGATGGCGACGGCGTACGCCAGCCTCGGCGCCGACGTGACCATCATCGCCCGCTCCGGCCTGCTCGGCGGCAACGAGCCGTTCGCGGGTGAGCTGGTCGCGACCTCGCTCCGCGATCGCGGGGTCACCGTCAAGACGGGGGCGGATGCCACGGCCGCGCGCCGCGACGATGACGGGCGCGTGGTGCTCGAGCTCTCCGACGGCACCGCCGTCACGGCCGCCGAGGTGCTCGTCGCGACGGGCCGCGTGCCCCGTACCGACGACCTGGGTCTGGACACGGTCGGCCTCGAGGCGGGCTCATGGCTCGATGTCGACGACACCCTGCGCGTGCGCGGGTCCGACTGGCTCTACGCGGTGGGCGACGTCAACCACCGTGCCCTGCTCACCCACCAGGGCAAGTACCAGGCCCGCGCGGCCGGTGACGTGATCGCTGCGCGCGCGCAGGGCGGCGAGGTCGACGATGCCCCGTGGGGGGCGCACGTCGCGACCGCCGATCACGACGCCGTGCCCCAGGTCACCTTCACCGACCCCGAGGTGGCATCCGTCGGGCTCACCGCGGCGAAGGCCGAGGAGCGCGGCCTGAAGGTGAAGGTGCTCGACTACGACCTCGCGAACGTCGCCGGATCCAGCGAGCAGTCCGACGCCTACGTCGGTCAGGCCCGCGCGATCGTCGACCTCGACCGCGGCGTGCTGGTCGGCGCGACGTTCGTCGGTCCCGACATCGCCGAGCTCCTGCACTCCGCGACCATCGCGATCGTCGGCGAGGTGCCCGTGAAACGGCTCTGGCACGCGGTGCCGTCCTACCCGACGGTCAGCGAGGTGTGGCTGCGCCTGCTCGAGACGCTCGGTCGCGACAGCGCCTGA